A region from the Fusarium musae strain F31 chromosome 1, whole genome shotgun sequence genome encodes:
- a CDS encoding hypothetical protein (EggNog:ENOG41~antiSMASH:Cluster_1.1), translated as MSTAPDLPLKHLQGSPPGTPVKTNNEASAGDARRSPPDTVTEAEASSVNHGSVLSDNNRNVEVAVGPSENATKQKVYHTGWRLHALTSALCLSLLLSTLETTIVSTALVSIVDALQGFNMAGWIVTSYLVTYTGFLIIYSKLSDIFGCKLMLLVAITIFTVFSMACGASDSMVPLIVFRAFQGMGGSGIYSLSTIMVPLMVPPEKYATYISIMSSTFILSSVLGPILGGAITDHTTWRWVFYFK; from the exons ATGTCGACGGCACCAGATTTGCCATTAAAGCATCTTCAAGGCTCCCCGCCCGGTACTCCCGTCAAGACAAACAACGAGGCGTCTGCTGGCGATGCACGTAGATCACCCCCCGACACGGTGACCGAAGCCGAAGCTTCATCCGTCAACCACGGCTCGGTCTTGAGCGACAATAACAGGAATGTTGAGGTTGCAGTTGGTCCGTCAGAGAATGCGACCAAACAAAAGGTGTACCATACTGGATGGAGGCTTCATGCTTTAACATCAGC ACTGTGTTTGAGCTTATTGCTGTCGACGTTGGAGACTACCATTGTGAGCACGGCTCTGGTCTCAATCGTCGATGCCCTCCAAGGCTTCAATATGGCCGGTTGGATCGTGACATCCTACTTGGTAACATACACCG gtttcctcatcatctATTCCAAGCTCAGTGACATATTTGGCTGTAAACTTATGCTATTGGTTGCGATCACGATATTTACTGTCTTCTCTATGGCATGTGGTGCTTCTGACTCCATGGTACCTCT GATCGTATTCCGCGCTTTTCAGGGGATGGGAGGCTCCGGTATCTACTCTCTATCAACAATCATGGTACCGCTCATGGTGCCCCCAGAGAAGTACGCGACCTACATCTCTATCATGTCGTCAACCTTTATCCTCTCAAGTGTCCTCGGCCCAATCCTTGGAGGAGCAATCACAGACCACACGACATGGCGTTGGGTGTTCTACTTCAAGTGA
- a CDS encoding hypothetical protein (EggNog:ENOG41~CAZy:GT1~SMCOG1062:glycosyltransferase, MGT family~antiSMASH:Cluster_1.1) — translation MSLPKANILVVVTVGGSTNSARGHTIDFATLKGRENLVDNYPFVQKVHVVGPEISAEEDEKHYILFSRWNWNTAQGKRDIVKGKMAFDAFWPFTYRGLKDVITTTKPDFIFSDFHVEAALDVCNEFRLPHAVMWPQMPWLMMPQKYIPGQPGMQQRCLTSEHASIYDRLFEMTFLLRSAPFFLHWIFWTKAMRRKEGVAPRPKLSKPDYLVFLNNFYGMETPRDTPPLVHAVGPILADSYPSLDGDIKTFVETHQKVALVAFGTHVILDDGKIFRIINGLADAISSGVIDGIVWALSARSRGRLDTSIQVPSSHLSHLTIDQLFKNQDRAWHFATWVPQRSVLEHDSTVIFVTHAGPSSVNESIFHGVPMVAMGIFGDQMVTTLRLERSGVAVRLDKETFDAASLTVAIRTILLSDKESFQRNVKRMQRIGMVGSRKKHFAANLIEEHLYDWDGRFENSLLDLQASANSKKGYSQASNPKDVYPRGKELRPMHLQTPDVRMSWIKLNNIDITLLFFILLGLISWITREAVDMVRL, via the exons ATGTCGTTGCCTAAAGCCAATATTCTCGTTGTTGTCACCGTGGGAGGGTCAACCAATTCAG CTAGAGGTCACACAATTGACTTTGCAACACTCAAGGGCAGAGAGAATCTGGTTGACAATTATCCTTTTGTGCAAAAGGTTCACGTAGTTGGACCAGAAATCTCtgccgaggaagatgaaaaACATTACATCCTCTTCTCGCGCTGGAACTGGAACACTGCCCAAGGAAAAAGGGATATTGTCAAAGGCAAAATGGCATTTGACGCCTTCTGGCCTTTTACCTATCGTGGTCTGAAGGATGTAATCACGACCACCAAACCTGATTTTATTTTCTCCGACTTCCACGTTGAAGCGGCTCTGGATGTCTGCAATGAGTTTCGGCTCCCTCACGCAGTCATGTGGCCCCAAATGCCGTGGTTGATGATGCCTCAGAAGTACATTCCGGGTCAGCCTGGCATGCAGCAGAGATGCTTGACCAGCGAGCACGCAAGCATTTATGACAGGTTGTTTGAGATGACTTTTTTGCTTCGCTCTGCGCCATTCTTTCTTCACTGGATCTTCTGGACCAAGGCAATGCGCCGAAAAGAAGGAGTCGCACCTCGGCCTAAACTTTCCAAGCCAGACTACCTTGTGTTTCTGAACAACTTCTATGGCATGGAAACACCACGAGACACTCCACCTCTGGTTCATGCTGTAGGCCCTATCTTGGCCGATTCATATCCCTCTCTCGATGGAGATATCAAGACCTTTGTTGAGACGCATCAAAAGGTCGCTTTAGTTGCGTTTGGGACTCATGTTATCCTTGATGACGGGAAGATCTTCAGAATCATCAACGGTCTCGCTGATGCCATTTCTTCCGGCGTGATCGACGGCATTGTCTGGGCGCTCAGTGCCAGAAGTCGTGGTCGACTTGATACCAGTATTCAAGTCCCATCGTCACATCTGTCTCATCTGACCATTGATCAGCTGTTCAAGAATCAAGATCGGGCGTGGCACTTTGCTACCTGGGTACCGCAGCGTTCTGTCCTCGAACATGATTCTACAGTCATTTTCGTCACACACGCTGGACCTTCATCTGTCAATGAATCCATCTTCCATGGCGTCCCTATGGTTGCAATGGGCATATTTGGGGACCAGATGGTTACCACACTGAGACTTGAACGATCAGGCGTTGCAGTTCGTCTAGACAAAGAAACTTTCGATGCAGCTTCCTTGACAGTTGCCATCAGAACCATACTCTTGTCTGACAAAGAGTCGTTCCAGAGAAACGTTAAGCGTATGCAGAGAATTGGCATGGTGGGATCGCGGAAGAAGCATTTTGCTGCTAATCTAATTGAGGAGCATCTATATGACTGGGACGGTAGATTTGAGAATTCACTTCTAGATCTTCAAGCATCCGCCAACAGTAAGAAGGGCTATTCGCAAGCTTCAAACCCAAAAGATGTGTATCCACGAGGCAAAGAACTGCGTCCTATGCACCTTCAGACACCTGATGTGCGAATGTCTTggatcaagctcaacaacatcgacaTAACGCTTTTATTTTTCATTCTATTGGGTCTAATTTCATGGATTACTAGGGAAGCTGTTGATATGGTGCGGCTATGA
- a CDS encoding hypothetical protein (EggNog:ENOG41~antiSMASH:Cluster_1.1) produces the protein MPQTGPSLSPSLGIRLEGNQRSYSPGDTIIGCVYRKSPVVSPDSSVTISLSGRTKSKIVVHRANNNTSTYRGRFNLIPESACSQKIFQGPLHIESGGDEQTWSFAITLPKHVDPRYLQGGGQDESFIPLGATDHVLPSTYTLRALGNTEGFVEYFLKATLRVTRKGHIDMTEAAFPFNVINLSPDPPIADFGLKGSRSRQTISSYRLVPGMEGVKLSFSQKMKQSFSTSSVPEFVYNLLVDVPSVIQLENPTPIPFKLRVVPDLNGTSEIIKEVPQKVKLSSVSMRIVSSTEVICEGTLYPHTKTKREEIDLCIESAINRTQDDIYIPCTDEGPPLDVGAILGLRLEQPRPGSPHRPSNLPKLNPTFATYNIRHSHRLTWKVIGEIAGERFSALGAVPLKILMPSDERGRLGGKTSVQRTETEAAFDGAPGPSQLQRNESWIQPPDEDDAPPSFTEVVEEDKGAGVAEKSRE, from the coding sequence ATGCCTCAGACAGGTCCTTCACTGTCCCCATCGCTGGGCATCCGCCTTGAAGGAAATCAACGTTCATATTCTCCAGGCGACACAATTATTGGCTGTGTTTACCGAAAAAGCCCTGTCGTGAGTCCAGACTCATCAGTTACCATCTCTTTATCTGGGAGGACCAAATCCAAGATAGTGGTCCATCGCGCAAATAACAACACAAGTACTTACCGAGGCCGCTTCAATCTCATCCCCGAGTCTGCTTGCTCCCAAAAGATCTTCCAAGGCCCGCTCCATATTGAGAGCGGCGGCGATGAGCAGACATGGTCGTTTGCGATAACGCTGCCAAAACACGTTGACCCGCGATACTTGCAAGGCGGGGGCCAGGATGAGAGCTTTATACCTCTTGGCGCAACAGACCACGTTCTACCATCGACCTATACACTTCGCGCCCTTGGAAACACCGAGGGCTTTGTCGAGTACTTTTTGAAAGCTACCTTGAGGGTCACCAGAAAAGGTCATATTGATATGACTGAAGCTGCATTTCCGTTCAAtgtcatcaacctcagcccTGACCCTCCCATAGCCGACTTTGGGCTCAAGGGGTCACGGAGTCGTCAGACCATTTCGAGCTATCGCCTTGTCCCAGGTATGGAAGGTGTCAAGTTATCATTTtcacagaagatgaagcagtCTTTCAGCACCTCTAGTGTACCAGAATTTGTCTACAATCTTCTCGTTGACGTCCCATCCGTCATTCAACTCGAAAACCCAACTCCGATCCCGTTCAAGTTACGAGTCGTCCCGGATTTAAATGGGACAAGCGAGATCATCAAAGAAGTCCCACAAAAGGTCAAACTATCATCAGTTTCTATGCGAATCGTCAGCAGCACCGAGGTCATTTGCGAAGGAACTCTGTATCCCCATACAAAGACAAAACGCGAGGAGATTGACCTGTGTATTGAGAGTGCTATAAACAGAACTCAGGACGACATCTACATCCCCTGCACAGATGAAGGGCCCCCACTCGATGTTGGAGCCATACTCGGTTTGCGTCTTGAACAACCACGACCTGGTTCTCCTCATCGACCAAGCAATTTACCAAAACTCAATCCTACTTTTGCCACTTACAATATTCGTCACTCGCACAGGCTGACATGGAAGGTCATAGGTGAAATAGCAGGAGAGCGCTTTAGCGCGTTGGGTGCAGTCCCATTGAAGATTTTGATGCCAAGTGACGAGCGAGGGCGTCTGGGTGGTAAAACATCAGTTCAAAGGACCGAAACTGAAGCTGCATTTGACGGCGCCCCAGGTCCGTCTCAATTGCAAAGGAACGAGTCGTGGATCCAGCctccagatgaagatgacgcaCCCCCAAGCTTCACTGAAGTAGTCGAGGAAGATAAGGGAGCCGGGGTAGCAGAGAAGTCCCGTGAATAG
- a CDS encoding hypothetical protein (EggNog:ENOG41~antiSMASH:Cluster_1.1), with the protein MRILCLHGMGTNSKTLGARDADVYITFLHTVQLSTWIDFIVAALRHQLSHSQSHIYEYVDGGEPMPPAPGIEAFIGRDESLAYYHPHSAKSILAAIDDLWEYIAEEGPFEGVLGFSQGASLAAMIIARARHSNPPPFQFAIFFCAGLPYCEKSLSAGEVKFLRAEDTKGPVIHVPTAHIFGKKDPDVNDSKAMIELCHPWGRVLLDHGAGHEIPRVPVEMVDDMARAVEKVVTKAVIGQ; encoded by the exons ATGCGTATACTTTGCCTTCACGGAATGGGCACCAACAGCAAG ACTCTAGGTGCTCGAGATGCAGACGTGTACATAACATTCCTTCACACAGTTCAGTTGAGTACATGGATTGACTTCATTGTAGCTGCGCTCCGACATCAACTCAGCCATTCACAATCGCATATATACGAATATGTTGATGGTGGGGAGCCTATGCCGCCCGCTCCTG GAATAGAAGCCTTCATTGGTCGGGATGAGAGCCTTGCGTACTACCATCCACACTCGGCAAAGAGCATCCTGGCAGCCATTGACGACCTATGGGAGTACATTGCCGAGGAAGGTCCCTTTGAAGgtgtcttgggcttctcccAAGGTGCATCTCTAGCTGCCATGATTATTGCTCGTGCCCGCCACTCCAACCCACCACCCTTTCAGTTCGCCATATTCTTCTGTGCAGGACTCCCTTACTGCGAGAAGTCTTTATCTGCCGGCGAGGTCAAGTTTCTGAGGGCTGAAGATACGAAAGGTCCAGTCATCCATGTACCAACAGCTCACATCTTTGGCAAAAAGGACCCCGATGTTAACGATAGTAAAGCAATGATTGAATTGTGCCACCCCTGGGGAAGAGTTCTTCTGGATCACGGAGCTGGACATGAGATCCCAAGAGTACCTGTTGAAATGGTGGATGACATGGCAAGGGCGGTAGAGAAGGTTGTTACCAAGGCAGTGATCGGTCAGTAG
- a CDS encoding hypothetical protein (EggNog:ENOG41~antiSMASH:Cluster_1.1~SMCOG1079:oxidoreductase) — protein sequence MVGIALLGAGIFAREQHLPAIEAIGHLGLKAVYSRSKQAAISLAKKARDSVDIYFDSPPISGKSLDDLLARSDIAAVSACATILVQPQLIRKALIAGKHVLSEKPIAQDTETAMDLVQWYNAQSKPPIWAVAENFRFNESLKYAEMKTREMGGELISFRLSYYALIEKENKYFKTEWRKAPGFQGGFLLDSGIHFIASLRLLLNAIGEEAKEVMALSSLLKEHLHPIDTIHAVVSTTGSRHGTVCISFGAEHKSTLEIEIISTRGVVVWTPVSVASIIKPDSGESTNETKEFIYNNGVKAEFEAFCQAMLQNFPDSRQSPSEALDDLALLQGLLESAKCNGLMKLVKFK from the exons ATGGTCGGTATAGCTTTACTTGGAGCCGGTATCTTTGCGAGAGAGC AGCACTTGCCGGCTATTGAGGCCATTGGACACCTCGGTCTTAAAGCTGTCTACTCACGATCGAAGCAAGCTGCAATATCGCTTGCGAAGAAAGCCCGGGACAGTGTTGACATCTACTTTGATAGCCCTCCCATAAGTGGGAAGTCACTCGACGATCTCCTCGCAAGGTCTGACATAGCTGCAGTGTCAGCATGTGCTACCATTCTAGTCCAGCCCCAACTTATCCGGAAAGCTCTGATAGCCGGAAAGCATGTGTTGAGTGAGAAGCCGATAGCACAGGATACTGAAACTGCTATGGACCTTGTTCAATGGTACAATGCTCAGTCCAAACCTCCGATATGGGCCGTTGCTGAAAACTTCCGGTTCAATGAGAGTTTGAAGTATGCTGAAATGAAAACCCGAGAGATGGGGGGTGAACTTATATCTTTCCGCCTGAGCTACTATGCATTGAttgaaaaggaaaataaatACTTCAAGACGGAGT GGCGCAAGGCTCCGGGATTCCAAGGTGGTTTCCTTCTCGATAGCGGAATTCACTTCATTGCCAGCcttcggcttcttctcaatgccATTGGGGAAGAAGCTAAGGAGGTAATGGCCTTGTCCAGTCTACTGAAggagcatcttcatcctATTGACACTATTCACGCTGTCGTATCCACTACTGGTTCTAGACACGGAACAGTTTGCATCTCTTTTGGGGCAGAACATAAATCCACGCTGGAGATCGAGATTATCAGTACTCGTGGCGTTGTTGTTTGGACACCTGTTAGTGTCGCCTCAATCATCAAACCAGATTCTGGGGAGTCAACGAACGAGACCAAAGAATTCATCTATAACAACGGTGTCAAGGCCGAATTTGAGGCATTTTGTCAGGCCATGTTGCAGAATTTTCCAGACTCGCGTCAGAGTCCTTCAGAAGCCCTCGatgatcttgctcttctgcaGGGTCTGTTGGAGTCTGCAAAATGCAATGGCTTGATGAAGCTTGTTAAGTTTAAGTGA
- a CDS encoding hypothetical protein (EggNog:ENOG41~SMCOG1005:Drug resistance transporter, EmrB/QacA~antiSMASH:Cluster_1.1), with protein sequence MWKRVDFVGMAVSLAASILIIFALEQGGVAYSWSSGAIVSTFVLSGVLWIAFVFWQRLLSKSHGVREPMFPWSLVHNRFVMGLLLNGFFTGFPFMAALINIPQRFQTVNMTSAINAGIRTLPLLLLSPLATAINGILVSKLGVPPLYTLFLGGSLQTIGVGLYSSLKSSVSIASAQYGYEAIMGFGFGFNLSTILMMVPLVVTEKDLGMNPQFACQTINAFQLT encoded by the exons ATGTGGAAGCGGGTTGATTTTGTTGGTATGGCTGTGTCATTGGCTgcctccatcctcatcatctttgcaCTCGAGCAAGGTGGTGTGGCCTACTCGTGGAGCAGTGGTGCTATTGTATCAACCTTTGTACTCTCTGGAGTCTTGTGGATTGCCTTTGTTTTTTGGCAGCGACTGCTTTCCAAGAGCCATGGCGTCCGTGAGCCCATGTTCCCGTGGAGCCTGGTGCACAACAGGTTTGTTATGGGACTACTTTT AAACGGGTTCTTTACAGGTTTCCCCTTTATGGCTGCTCTTATCAACATACCGCAGAGATTCCAAACGGTCAACATGACATCAGCTATCAACGCTGGCATTCGTACACTGCCTCTACTTCTCCTATCTCCATTGGCGACTGCTATCAACGGGATATTGGTCTCCAAGCTGGGAGTCCCTCCTCTCTACACGCTCTTCCTCGGAGGTTCACTGCAGACAATAGGAGTTGGCCTATATAGCTCCTTGAAATCATCAGTCTCTATTGCCTCGGCCCAGTATGGCTACGAGGCTATCATGGGCTTCGGTTTCGGGTTCAACCTCAGCACAATCCTGATGATGGTGCCGCTCGTCGTCACTGAGAAAGATTTAGGTATGAACCCCCAATTCGCCTGCCAAACCATCAATGCTTTTCAACTGACATAA
- a CDS encoding hypothetical protein (EggNog:ENOG41~SMCOG1034:cytochrome P450~antiSMASH:Cluster_1.1) — MAIISWKAIDESLSLKWKIVITLLTIYTLRILGTRIITKRARRKFREQHGCAPVTCQLPLRDPFFGIDFILKLMRVFKEKRLLETFANLYKTVGITFLVERGSQQTIFTIDPENIKTVLALKFKDYGLAFRAPLFNPVTGGGMFVSDGEEWAHSRALMRPTFARDQVADLELTNRHVTDLVSKIPINTSFNLQELLFDFTMDTGTEFLFGESTDTLCNPTKASQEFTKAFDFTLKDVAYQARLGPFRRFQGSRSKAHDAYQVCRSYVEHYVDQAMALRTLPSKREAPRENEYKSRHDSLLRQLASSGVSKEKIRAELLSVLIAARDTTSNLLGNLFFILARRPDIWTKIRDEIKQLDTNEPTYEQLRHLTYAKYCINESLRLHPPVPSNGRMAYRDTVLPHGGGPNGDQPVHVPKGSMVNYTVYAMHRRKDLYGQDAEEFRPERWESLRPSWFFLPFNGGPRICLGQQYAITESLLVIMRFAQEFISIQSMDPKPWTEEIALGCGNANGVYVKVQRV; from the exons ATGGCTATAATCTCATGGAAAGCAATCGACGAAAGTCTCTCGCTCAAATGGAAGATTGTCATCACCCTCCTTACAATCTACACTCTCCGTATTTTAGGAACTCGGATCATCACAAAACGAGCAAGGCGGAAGTTCCGTGAACAGCACGGCTGCGCTCCCGTGACTTGCCAGCTCCCACTGAGGGATCCATTCTTCGGCATTGACTTCATTCTCAAGCTTATGAGGGTTTTCAAAGAAAAGCGACTGTTGGAAACCTTTGCCAACCTTTACAAGACAGTTGGTATTACATTCCTAGTTGAGCGTGGTTCTCAGCAGACTATATTTACAATCGACCCGGAAAACATCAAAACAGTTCTTgctctcaagttcaaggactaTGGACTTGCTTTTCGGGCCCCATTGTTCAACCCCGTCACGGGCGGCGGTATGTTTGTTTCTGATGGCGAAGAGTGGGCGCATTCGCGGGCTTTGATGCGTCCAACCTTTGCCCGAGATCAAGTGGCCGACCTTGAATTGACAAACCGACATGTCACAGACCTCGTGTCGAAGATACCCATCAACACATCCTTCAATTTGCAGGAACTTCTCTTTGACTTCACGATGGATACTGGCACTGAGTTCCTCTTCGGCGAGTCAACAGACACACTTTGCAACCCTACCAAAGCAAGCCAAGAGTTTACCAAAGCCTTTGATTTCACCCTCAAGGACGTGGCTTACCAGGCAAGATTAGGCCCGTTCCGTCGCTTCCAAGGCTCTCGAAGCAAGGCACATGATGCCTATCAGGTGTGTCGGTCTTATGTCGAGCATTACGTCGATCAAGCCATGGCTCTTCGCACACTGCCTTCGAAGAGAGAAGCACCAAGAGAGAATGAATACAAAAGTCGACACGACAGTCTGCTGAGGCAGCTTGCTAGTTCGGGTGTATCAAAGGAAAAGATACGAGCAGAGTTGTTGAGCGTTTTGATAGCTGCAAGAGATACGACCTCGAACCTTCTGGGCAATCTCTTCTTTATCCTTGCACGCAGACCAGATATCTGGACCAAGATTCGAGATGAAATTAAGCAACTTGATACAAACGAACCAACTTATGAGCAGCTTCGTCATCTCACATATGCTAAATACTGCATCAACGAAT CATTGCGTCTCCATCCTCCTGTGCCTAGTAATGGGCGCATGGCATATCGGGATACAGTTCTTCCTCATGGTGGTGGCCCAAATGGGGATCAACCCGTTCATGTTCCGAAAGGCTCTATGGTCAACTACACTGTCTATGCCATGCACCGCCGTAAAGATCTGTATGGTCAAGACGCTGAAGAGTTTCGGCCCGAGAGATGGGAGTCTCTTAGACCTTCATGG TTCTTTCTACCTTTCAATGGGGGTCCACGTATTTGCCTCGGTCAGCAATACGCCATCACCGAGTCTCTACTGGTCATAATGCGTTTTGCTCAAGAGTTTATCTCGATTCAATCGATGGACCCAAAGCCTTGGACTGAGGAGATTGCGCTCGGCTGTGGCAATGCCAATGGTGTCTATGTTAAAGTACAGAGAGTATAG
- a CDS encoding hypothetical protein (EggNog:ENOG41~antiSMASH:Cluster_1.1) has protein sequence MTTDGSVTGCSSLDLHESFVTTRGTILCTAVNVTNADLTSIGGPSDGWVFDTMVLEIDIKTNDILFMWSPLKAGIPINSTKLSLSSSGTSQSNPFDWFHMNSVTTLKDGYLANSRHTWTSYALDSKGKLQWSLEGSNGGDFSLPAAGNFSWQHHVRVQDETSSSLVLHMFNDMNDDKGDKPSNGLELHLDLDKRSATIKKLYIDRHDEIDTSSQGSYQDFSNGNVLLGYGNVGYVKEFGPEGDVRMSMSGAASYRVYREVWDATPAGYPPNATAIEGKGWVSWNGDTRTTKWVVYAGSSKDSLTKVGEVVRTGFETEYSLPSGASWVQVGAFAGDYYLRNSSIVLISN, from the exons ATGACAACCGACGGTTCGGTAACGGGCTGCTCTAGTCTAGATTTGCACGAGTCCTTTGTGACCACTCGCGGCACCATTCTTTGCACTGCCGTCAACGTCACGAACGCTGACTTGACATCCATCGGAGGGCCATCAGATGGGTGGGTATTCGACACTATGGTCTTGGAAATCGacatcaagaccaacgaCATCTTGTTCATGTGGAGCCCTCTCAAAGCAGGCATTCCTATTAACTCTACGAAACTATCTCTGTCCTCTAGTGGGACTTCACAGTCTAACCCCTTCGATTGGTTTCACATGAACTCTGTTACAACTTTGAAGGATGGCTATTTGGCAAACTCTCGACACACCTGGACTTCTTATGCTCTAGATTCAAAGGGCAAACTGCAATGGAGCCTCGAAGGGTCAAATGGCGGCGACTTTTCTCTACCAGCAGCGGGAAACTTT TCTTGGCAACACCACGTTCGAGTACAGGACGAGACTTCGAGTTCCCTTGTCTTGCACATGTTCAACGACATGAATGATGATAAGGGAGACAAGCCATCGAATGGCCTTGAGTTGCACTTGGATCTAGATAAGCGCAGTGCCACAATCAAGAAGCTCTATATCGACCGACACGACGAGATCGACACATCATCCCAGGGCTCTTATCAAGACTTTTCCAACGGAAACGTTCTCCTCGGCTACGGCAACGTTGGCTACGTAAAGGAGTTCGGCCCTGAGGGTGATGTCCGCATGAGCATGTCTGGTGCAGCCTCGTACCGTGTATATCGGGAGGTTTGGGATGCTACGCCGGCAGGATACCCGCCAAATGCAACAGCTATAGAAGGAAAAGGTTGGGTCAGCTGGAACGGAGACACGAGGACTACCAAGTGGGTAGTATATGCAGGCTCCTCAAAAGATTCGCTTACCAAGGTTGGAGAGGTAGTACGTACTGGCTTCGAGACAGAGTACAGTCTGCCTAGCGGAGCAAGCTGGGTTCAGGTAGGCGCCTTTGCCGGAGATTACTATTTACGAAACTCGAGTATAGttcttattagtaattaa
- a CDS encoding hypothetical protein (EggNog:ENOG41~antiSMASH:Cluster_1.1) codes for MPNLEKELHNGNGNGTNGNTQIEKDASANPHSLGVIGGGWYGCHIAATLRALGLRVKLFEQHKRLLHEASGNNQFRLHMGFHYARHSGTRNQSRDGFLRFVEHYPELSRTVPCNIYAVPTQDSLLDYNTYKAIMASSGVAFTEGAPPGIRITNVDGTMCVPERVLLLSKARAYFEGALKGALELGRKVSSIQEVDDGVLIDGQHFDFVVDATWGHYMDLDLQVIYEATLLLYYEGPPEFPAVTLVDGPLASVYPTEVPGLFTLSSVPHTPLGQFKTAAEARAARDDVSPATISAKRALMEEQIMHYLPTFLETFRYIGPQLAVKTKPLGAYDDRSCRVTRRGRVFSVMSGKIDTIFFAHERILSLIDDES; via the coding sequence ATGCCGAACCTCGAAAAGGAACTTCACAATGGTAATGGCAACGGTACCAATGGAAACACACAGATAGAGAAAGACGCTTCTGCCAACCCCCACAGTCTTGGCGTCATCGGTGGTGGATGGTATGGCTGTCACATCGCCGCAACCCTTCGCGCTCTCGGCCTTCGCGTTAAATTGTTTGAACAGCATAAGCGACTACTACATGAAGCATCTGGCAATAACCAGTTCAGGCTGCATATGGGCTTCCACTATGCTCGTCACAGTGGTACGCGTAACCAGTCAAGGGATGGTTTTCTGCGTTTCGTCGAGCATTACCCCGAGCTGAGCCGCACTGTGCCCTGCAACATCTACGCTGTGCCCACCCAGGATTCTCTGCTTGATTACAATACCTACAAGGCCATCATGGCCTCAAGCGGGGTGGCATTCACTGAAGGGGCCCCTCCGGGTATTCGTATCACCAACGTTGATGGTACTATGTGTGTGCCGGAGAGGGTTTTGCTGCTGAGCAAAGCCCGTGCTTACTTCGAGGGAGCACTCAAAGgtgcccttgagcttgggcgAAAGGTTTCGAGCATTCAAGAGGTGGACGATGGCGTCTTGATCGACGGCCAACACTTTGACTTTGTGGTGGATGCAACATGGGGGCATTACATGGACCTGGATCTACAGGTCATATACGAGGCCACCTTGTTACTCTACTACGAGGGGCCTCCCGAGTTTCCGGCTGTGACCTTGGTCGATGGTCCCCTGGCTTCTGTCTACCCCACTGAAGTGCCGGGATTATTTACCTTGTCTAGCGTTCCCCACACGCCTCTCGGACAATTCAAGACTGCAGCAGAAGCTCGGGCGGCACGGGACGACGTTAGCCCCGCAACCATATCAGCCAAGCGGGCGCTTATGGAGGAACAGATTATGCACTACCTCCCCACGTTCCTCGAGACCTTCCGTTACATTGGTCCACAGCTTGCCGTCAAGACCAAACCGCTAGGGGCCTATGATGACCGCAGCTGTCGAGTCACGCGTCGCGGCCGAGTGTTTTCTGTCATGTCGGGAAAGATTGACACTATCTTTTTCGCCCATGAGCGAATTCTCTCGCTGATCGACGATGAGAGTTGA